The following coding sequences are from one Desulfosporosinus orientis DSM 765 window:
- a CDS encoding alpha/beta fold hydrolase produces MSRKKKVLLGIMLLLLLGITYEQIGQYFDSKKYKPVGQIININGHDMHIYAEGNGNATVVFASGWAVPSPYVDFYPLYSEISKYARTAVYDRPGYGWSDIADTPRDIDTITKEIHELLEKSGEKPPYILVGHSIGSLEVIRFAQLYENEVKGVVLIDGSNPDMYSNMVKPSTIAAMRASIFHKSIYLLNKSGISRLLFNIVPNFYSSSPLVTARNNLVSAPDNFEELDSAMFVKTCLNRNQVDEGKNKETNALEVVANGYINDVPLRIITSEELNNYEESKENQLNLQKWSTDSKQIVVTGSGHAIHWYNPEVINNEILEILNSY; encoded by the coding sequence ATGAGCAGGAAGAAAAAAGTATTATTAGGTATAATGCTACTTTTATTACTAGGCATTACATATGAACAGATCGGACAATATTTTGACAGTAAAAAATATAAACCAGTTGGCCAAATAATCAATATAAATGGACATGATATGCACATTTATGCAGAAGGCAATGGCAATGCAACAGTAGTATTTGCATCAGGGTGGGCAGTACCAAGCCCATATGTTGACTTCTATCCACTATATAGTGAAATATCTAAGTATGCGAGAACAGCGGTTTATGACAGGCCGGGATATGGATGGAGTGATATTGCTGATACTCCTAGAGACATAGATACTATAACAAAAGAAATACATGAATTGCTTGAGAAATCAGGAGAAAAACCTCCATACATTCTTGTTGGGCATTCGATAGGTTCGCTTGAAGTGATAAGATTTGCTCAGCTCTACGAAAATGAAGTCAAGGGTGTTGTTTTGATAGATGGGTCAAATCCTGACATGTATTCAAACATGGTAAAACCTTCAACAATTGCTGCCATGCGTGCTTCCATATTCCATAAATCAATTTATCTGCTTAATAAAAGCGGGATATCTCGATTGTTATTTAATATAGTGCCAAATTTCTATTCTTCATCACCACTAGTCACTGCCAGAAATAACTTGGTGTCAGCTCCAGATAATTTTGAAGAGCTAGATTCAGCGATGTTCGTAAAAACTTGTTTAAATAGGAACCAAGTTGATGAAGGGAAAAACAAAGAGACAAATGCTCTGGAAGTAGTAGCAAATGGTTATATAAATGATGTTCCTCTCAGAATAATTACATCTGAGGAATTAAATAATTATGAAGAAAGTAAAGAAAATCAATTAAATCTACAGAAATGGTCTACTGATAGTAAACAAATTGTAGTCACAGGGTCAGGGCACGCTATTCACTGGTATAACCCAGAAGTGATAAATAATGAGATACTGGAAATTCTAAATAGTTATTAA
- a CDS encoding esterase/lipase family protein, which produces MKKLFSPVLIVILVLSLLVFSATPTSVSAAVSRQNNYPIVFVHGLAGFDNLLGIPYWGGTYNISQDLASQGYPNFVAAVGPFSSNWDRACELYAQIVGGRVDYGKAHSEEYGHERYGRTYPGLYPQWGKIDPATGMINKIHLIGHSMGGQTIRVLAQLLENGNAEERAVTPGQELSPLFNGDKKGWISGILTIATPHDGSSAAYAALDKNSTLQQAIVFLSALGGASCLDVYDFNLDQWGLKREPGESIASFLERVESSNAWKTSRDLASWDLDPEGAKELNTWVRAQSDIYYFSQAASCTYKSLLTGHQLPCVEMNPLFFLLSCHIGSYTQSQPVQIDQSWWENDGLVSVITAEGPHLGSADQIIPYSGTPQSGKWNYLGKLNKIDHTAVIGLMSLKDPRPLFRFYAELLASLPQS; this is translated from the coding sequence ATGAAGAAATTATTTTCCCCGGTCTTGATTGTTATTCTAGTACTTTCATTACTTGTCTTTTCAGCTACACCAACTTCTGTCAGTGCCGCTGTTTCTCGCCAGAATAATTATCCAATAGTATTTGTCCACGGACTAGCAGGTTTTGATAACCTGCTGGGTATCCCTTATTGGGGAGGGACGTACAACATTTCTCAAGATTTGGCTTCACAAGGGTATCCAAACTTTGTTGCGGCTGTAGGTCCCTTTAGCAGCAACTGGGACAGAGCCTGTGAGCTTTATGCCCAAATCGTGGGCGGTAGGGTCGATTATGGTAAGGCCCACTCGGAAGAATATGGACACGAGCGTTATGGAAGAACTTATCCCGGATTGTATCCTCAATGGGGTAAAATTGACCCGGCAACTGGAATGATAAATAAAATACATCTTATAGGGCACAGCATGGGCGGACAGACAATTCGTGTTTTAGCCCAGTTATTAGAAAATGGCAATGCTGAGGAAAGAGCAGTTACTCCTGGGCAAGAGCTTTCTCCGCTCTTTAATGGCGATAAAAAGGGATGGATCAGCGGTATTTTAACAATTGCAACTCCCCATGACGGTAGTTCGGCAGCCTACGCAGCTTTGGACAAAAACTCGACTTTACAGCAAGCGATTGTCTTTCTTAGCGCCCTTGGAGGAGCCTCTTGTCTCGATGTTTACGATTTCAACCTTGATCAGTGGGGTCTGAAAAGGGAACCTGGTGAAAGTATTGCCAGCTTTCTAGAACGGGTGGAAAGCAGCAATGCTTGGAAAACTTCTCGTGACTTGGCTTCTTGGGACCTAGATCCGGAAGGAGCGAAAGAACTAAATACTTGGGTCAGAGCCCAGTCCGATATTTATTATTTCTCACAAGCAGCTTCCTGCACCTATAAAAGTCTACTTACAGGTCATCAGCTTCCTTGTGTGGAAATGAACCCCCTATTTTTCTTGCTGTCCTGTCATATTGGGTCCTATACTCAGAGCCAGCCGGTTCAGATTGATCAAAGTTGGTGGGAAAACGACGGGCTGGTTTCAGTAATCACTGCTGAGGGTCCCCATTTGGGTTCAGCAGACCAAATTATTCCATATAGCGGGACTCCTCAGTCTGGAAAATGGAATTATCTCGGTAAGTTGAATAAAATTGACCATACTGCAGTGATCGGCCTCATGTCACTGAAGGATCCTCGCCCACTATTCCGTTTTTATGCGGAACTGCTGGCATCCTTGCCGCAGTCGTAA
- a CDS encoding RNA polymerase sigma factor yields MARINIQTIYEQNKHDVYSYLLSLTHNKSLSEDLTSDVFLSAIKALPAFRGNSSIKTWLFSIARHKWYEHLRKGKKELAPEDFMRIYLSDDTTLETAMITNELVGRIYELLEQEPVKSKDIVLMRVDGYSYFEIAQKHNISESSARVINFRTKDRIRANLLKEGYISESNFL; encoded by the coding sequence ATGGCTAGAATAAACATTCAAACCATTTACGAACAGAATAAACATGATGTATATTCCTACTTACTGAGCCTTACGCATAACAAGTCCCTTTCAGAGGATTTGACCTCAGATGTTTTTCTTAGTGCAATAAAAGCATTGCCTGCCTTCAGAGGTAATTCGAGCATAAAAACTTGGCTGTTTTCGATTGCTCGGCACAAATGGTATGAACATCTAAGAAAAGGCAAAAAGGAACTTGCCCCTGAGGATTTCATGAGAATCTATTTATCGGATGACACAACTTTAGAAACTGCCATGATAACAAATGAGCTGGTGGGTCGAATCTATGAGTTGTTAGAACAAGAACCTGTCAAAAGCAAAGACATCGTTTTGATGCGAGTGGATGGGTATTCTTATTTTGAAATTGCACAGAAACACAATATTTCAGAAAGTTCGGCAAGAGTCATTAATTTTCGTACCAAAGACAGAATCCGAGCAAATCTACTGAAGGAGGGATATATCAGTGAATCAAATTTCTTGTAA
- a CDS encoding zf-HC2 domain-containing protein has translation MNQISCNVCMDLMPLVKDGIASEESCALVMKHIETCEHCAKALGGKTAANAAMDDVVVLIKLKKQFTLFLISVIFAGTLIGMVLSDGMSMFYNALIMPAIGGFGYMLFKKKSYFVPLGLFLFSFVWVSIREIVKGFLTYSTVVDLIIMSAWWSGVFAAFSAVGVLIAGLLYYAFKK, from the coding sequence GTGAATCAAATTTCTTGTAATGTTTGTATGGACTTAATGCCGCTTGTAAAAGATGGTATTGCCAGTGAGGAAAGCTGTGCTCTGGTAATGAAACATATTGAGACCTGTGAACATTGTGCGAAGGCCTTGGGCGGAAAAACGGCGGCAAACGCAGCTATGGATGATGTGGTTGTATTGATTAAACTCAAAAAGCAGTTCACATTATTTTTAATAAGTGTTATTTTTGCTGGGACACTGATTGGCATGGTACTCTCCGATGGTATGAGTATGTTCTACAATGCGCTTATAATGCCTGCAATCGGGGGCTTTGGCTATATGCTCTTTAAGAAGAAATCATATTTTGTGCCGCTTGGCTTGTTTTTGTTTTCATTTGTATGGGTAAGTATTCGTGAAATAGTGAAAGGTTTTTTAACCTACTCGACCGTAGTAGACTTAATCATTATGTCTGCTTGGTGGTCTGGGGTTTTTGCAGCATTTAGTGCCGTTGGTGTTCTGATTGCAGGACTTTTATACTACGCATTTAAGAAGTAA